A genome region from Magnolia sinica isolate HGM2019 chromosome 8, MsV1, whole genome shotgun sequence includes the following:
- the LOC131252837 gene encoding uncharacterized protein LOC131252837: MILLWEKCLCMQSFLASKHNSASKPGSPQYLAVTTKILMQRNLASKSVRNLLRLKHAFYLHLAPCLPSTGLVHNRGCPSEALAFRGIVSISFSMLLTRKKKKKNIFCLLLMFLCFQRHIISILNQDCNYG; the protein is encoded by the exons ATGATACTGCTTTGGGAAAAGTGCCTGTGCATGCAATCATTCCTTGCTAGTAAACACAACTCTGCATCTAAACCTGG TTCACCACAATACTTAGCAGTTACCACAAAGATCCTTATGCAAAGGAATTTGGCATCAAAATCAGTGAGAAACTTGCTTCGGTTGAAGCACGCATTTTACCTACACTTGG CACCCTGCCTTCCTTCAACAG GCCTCGTACATAACAGGGGGTGTCCATCTGAAGCCCTAGCATTTAGAGGGATTGTTTCAATATCTTTCAGTATGTTACTtaccagaaaaaagaaaaaaaaaaacattttttgcCTACTTTTGATGTTTTTATGCTTCCAAAGGCATATTATTTCTATTCTCAATCAGGACTGTAATTATGGATGA